The Aureitalea marina genome includes a window with the following:
- a CDS encoding sigma-70 family RNA polymerase sigma factor, whose product MSANQPEPQHWVDRYSDYLYNYTIVRVNDHVVAQDLISETFLAGLKSMANYKGDASERTWLISILKRKIIDHYRKSNSKKGKAEVRMSYRQDEDEGDWLSERVSDPYDKNAEDLMQNEELGTAIFGCLDQLSDKQATIFRMKTIDGIDTETICNEFDITASNLWVIIHRARKAMADCLEKNWF is encoded by the coding sequence ATGTCAGCTAATCAACCTGAGCCACAACATTGGGTAGACCGCTACTCAGACTACCTTTACAATTACACCATTGTAAGGGTAAACGATCATGTTGTAGCCCAGGATCTCATTTCTGAGACTTTCCTGGCAGGGCTTAAATCCATGGCCAACTACAAGGGTGACGCCTCGGAAAGAACTTGGCTCATATCCATACTCAAGCGAAAGATAATCGATCATTATCGTAAGAGCAATTCCAAAAAAGGGAAGGCTGAGGTCCGTATGTCTTACAGGCAAGACGAAGATGAGGGCGATTGGCTATCCGAACGGGTAAGTGACCCTTACGATAAGAATGCTGAAGACCTGATGCAGAACGAAGAACTGGGTACCGCCATTTTTGGTTGTCTGGACCAATTGAGCGATAAACAAGCAACCATATTCAGAATGAAAACCATAGATGGAATTGACACTGAGACCATCTGTAATGAATTTGACATCACTGCGTCTAACCTATGGGTGATTATACACCGGGCACGTAAGGCTATGGCCGACTGTCTGGAAAAAAACTGGTTCTAA
- a CDS encoding FMN-binding negative transcriptional regulator, translated as MEQHPKYPPPHHQIQDREKMIDLIRNYPLAELVTADGDEAFVTHIPIIYNEALGQLVAHIDKYNPQVRTLQDGKQATVVFKGPDTYISPGVYRSDQLPTWNYLIVHIKGRITLINEPERAKQTMIDMTAFLEGSKPRFVLEMDNPRMARAVNYIQAFTIDMEHWDGKFKLSQDKHPADGRAAKQEMMDNSRASEEEFIERMYK; from the coding sequence ATGGAACAGCACCCAAAATATCCACCTCCACATCATCAGATTCAAGACCGGGAGAAAATGATCGACCTTATCCGAAATTATCCCCTGGCGGAGTTGGTGACGGCAGACGGGGATGAAGCTTTTGTTACCCATATTCCCATTATATACAATGAAGCTTTAGGTCAGTTGGTAGCGCATATAGATAAGTACAACCCGCAGGTCAGGACACTGCAGGATGGAAAACAAGCTACAGTGGTCTTTAAAGGGCCGGATACCTACATTTCACCGGGCGTTTATAGAAGCGACCAGTTACCCACCTGGAATTACCTCATCGTTCATATCAAAGGGAGAATCACCCTGATCAATGAGCCCGAGCGAGCTAAACAGACCATGATAGACATGACCGCATTCCTGGAAGGAAGTAAACCACGATTTGTACTGGAAATGGACAATCCAAGAATGGCCAGGGCCGTCAACTATATCCAGGCCTTTACCATAGACATGGAGCATTGGGATGGTAAATTCAAATTATCCCAAGACAAACATCCCGCAGATGGACGTGCCGCCAAACAAGAGATGATGGACAATAGTCGGGCGTCCGAGGAGGAATTCATCGAACGAATGTACAAGTAA
- a CDS encoding M3 family metallopeptidase, with product MTNTNPLLQDFDTLPFDRIKNEHFLPAIKTLIKETNKEIDRITDNPETPDFSNTIEALERTGEKLNIVSGTFFNLNSAETNEELQALAQEISPILTEFRNDFMLNQPLFQRVKNVYQKREELDLNPEEQMLLDTQYQAFARNGANLQDEKKTRLREIDTRLAKLSLSFGENVLAETNKYELHLTDEKQLEGLPESAREAAALTATEKEKDGWIFTLDYPSYLPFMTYADSRELRQELAIANATKGCHGDELDNQEIVKEIAGLRLERAQLLGFQTHADYVLERRMAKSADTVNSFLDELCQKARPAAEKEFAQLGQFSRELNGPEQLEIWDGAYYSEKLKQKLFDLDDEMLKPYFPLEQVINGVFEIAGRLYDLSFEEVDDIAVYHPDVKTYRVSTSDGRLNSIFYADFFPRAGKRGGAWMTSYSPQQIVNGINSRPHISIVCNFTKPTPDKPSLLTFNEVTTLFHEFGHALHGMLANTKYSGLSGTNVYWDFVELPSQILENWCYEKEALLLFGRHYQTGEPIPMEYIEKIKASANFMEGMQTLRQLSFGMLDMAWHHAFAGEIDSVKAFESEAMNSTRLYPDVAESCRSTAFSHIFQGGYSAGYYSYKWAEVLDADAFEYFKEEGIFNKKVAQRFNDHILSKGGTEDPMELYIRFRGHKPDPEALLRRAGLIAAS from the coding sequence ATGACCAACACCAATCCCCTGCTGCAGGATTTCGACACCCTGCCATTTGACCGTATAAAAAATGAACATTTCCTGCCAGCGATCAAAACCCTGATCAAGGAGACCAACAAGGAAATTGATCGGATTACGGACAATCCCGAAACACCGGATTTTTCGAACACCATAGAAGCCCTGGAACGCACCGGCGAAAAACTGAATATCGTATCCGGTACCTTCTTCAACTTGAACAGTGCTGAGACCAACGAAGAGCTACAGGCCCTGGCACAGGAGATATCTCCAATATTAACGGAATTTCGGAATGATTTCATGCTCAATCAACCCCTCTTCCAAAGGGTTAAGAATGTCTATCAGAAACGTGAGGAACTAGACTTGAACCCGGAAGAGCAAATGTTGTTGGATACCCAATACCAGGCATTTGCCCGCAATGGTGCAAATCTTCAGGATGAGAAGAAGACACGTCTACGGGAGATCGATACACGGCTAGCCAAACTTTCCCTGAGCTTTGGGGAAAATGTATTAGCGGAGACCAACAAGTACGAGTTGCATTTAACCGACGAAAAACAGCTGGAAGGATTGCCGGAAAGCGCGCGTGAAGCTGCAGCGTTGACCGCTACCGAGAAAGAAAAAGATGGCTGGATCTTTACCTTGGATTACCCCAGTTACCTGCCGTTTATGACCTATGCGGATTCTCGGGAACTCAGACAAGAACTGGCCATAGCAAACGCTACTAAAGGGTGCCATGGTGACGAATTGGACAATCAGGAGATCGTTAAGGAGATTGCTGGTTTGCGGCTAGAGCGAGCTCAACTTTTAGGATTCCAGACCCATGCTGATTATGTCTTGGAGCGTCGAATGGCTAAATCGGCAGATACGGTGAACTCCTTCCTGGATGAGTTATGCCAGAAAGCCCGGCCTGCAGCAGAAAAAGAATTTGCCCAATTGGGCCAATTTTCCAGAGAATTGAATGGTCCTGAACAACTGGAGATCTGGGACGGTGCCTATTACTCCGAAAAGCTGAAACAGAAGTTATTCGACCTGGACGACGAAATGCTGAAACCCTACTTCCCTTTGGAGCAAGTTATAAACGGGGTATTCGAGATCGCAGGAAGACTATACGATCTCAGCTTTGAAGAAGTTGATGACATTGCTGTTTATCATCCCGACGTAAAGACCTACCGGGTATCGACCTCCGATGGGAGATTGAATTCCATCTTTTATGCAGATTTCTTCCCAAGAGCCGGGAAGCGCGGTGGTGCTTGGATGACCAGCTACAGCCCTCAACAGATAGTGAATGGGATCAACAGCAGGCCTCATATATCCATCGTCTGTAACTTCACCAAACCTACCCCAGACAAACCGTCATTATTGACCTTTAACGAGGTCACTACACTTTTCCATGAATTTGGTCATGCCCTCCACGGTATGCTGGCCAATACTAAATATTCAGGACTGAGCGGCACCAATGTATATTGGGACTTTGTAGAATTACCCAGCCAGATCCTGGAAAACTGGTGTTACGAAAAAGAAGCATTACTGCTGTTCGGGCGCCACTACCAGACCGGAGAACCTATCCCCATGGAATATATTGAGAAGATCAAGGCGTCCGCTAACTTTATGGAAGGGATGCAGACCTTAAGACAGTTGAGCTTTGGGATGTTGGACATGGCCTGGCACCATGCCTTTGCCGGTGAGATCGATTCTGTTAAGGCGTTTGAATCTGAAGCCATGAACAGCACCAGATTGTATCCGGATGTGGCAGAAAGTTGTCGGAGCACGGCCTTCTCACATATTTTCCAGGGAGGCTATTCTGCCGGTTACTACAGCTACAAATGGGCAGAAGTCCTGGATGCAGATGCTTTCGAGTATTTTAAGGAAGAAGGTATCTTCAATAAGAAAGTTGCGCAACGTTTTAACGACCATATCCTTTCAAAGGGAGGTACAGAGGACCCAATGGAACTCTATATTCGTTTTAGAGGTCACAAACCGGATCCGGAAGCCTTGTTACGAAGAGCAGGCTTGATAGCAGCTTCCTGA
- the purE gene encoding 5-(carboxyamino)imidazole ribonucleotide mutase, with protein sequence MSKVGIIMGSTSDMPVMKDAVEILKGFDIEVEVDIVSAHRTPDKLFDYGKNAHERGISVIIAGAGGAAHLPGMIASLSPLPVIGVPVKSSNSIDGWDSVLSILQMPGGVPVATVALNGAKNAGILAAQIIGSADKCVLDKVLVYKEGLKKKVEEGAKDIKTQH encoded by the coding sequence ATGAGTAAAGTGGGTATAATTATGGGTAGCACCAGCGACATGCCGGTTATGAAAGATGCAGTCGAGATCCTCAAAGGATTTGACATTGAGGTAGAAGTAGACATTGTATCGGCACATCGTACCCCGGATAAATTGTTTGATTATGGTAAAAATGCACATGAAAGAGGTATTTCAGTGATAATTGCCGGAGCTGGAGGTGCGGCTCACCTACCTGGGATGATTGCTTCATTGTCGCCGCTGCCAGTGATCGGTGTCCCTGTCAAGTCCAGCAATTCCATAGATGGTTGGGACTCCGTACTTTCTATCCTACAAATGCCGGGCGGAGTGCCCGTAGCCACAGTTGCTCTTAACGGTGCCAAGAATGCAGGTATACTTGCTGCTCAGATCATCGGAAGTGCAGATAAATGTGTTCTGGACAAAGTCCTTGTCTACAAAGAAGGACTGAAGAAGAAAGTGGAAGAAGGCGCCAAGGATATCAAAACCCAGCACTAG
- the obgE gene encoding GTPase ObgE, with translation MTEGNFVDYVKVHVTSGKGGQGSAHLRREKFVAKGGPDGGDGGRGGHIILRANKNLWTLYHLKFKRHFKAGHGGAGGKQTSTGANGEDIIIEVPLGTLLKDSDSQEKIAELTEDGQEVIVAKGGKGGRGNDHFKSATRQTPRYAQPGLPGEERNVTIELKVLADVGLVGFPNAGKSTLLSVITAAKPKIADYEFTTLKPNLGIVKHRDYQTFVMADIPGIIEGAAEGKGIGHRFLRHIERNSVLLFLIPADAPDIEKQYDILLDELRRFNPELLDKDRLIAISKSDMLDEELKTEMDAELKGAFGGLPYLFISSVAQKGLTELKDSLWVLLNREE, from the coding sequence ATGACCGAGGGAAATTTTGTGGATTATGTCAAGGTGCATGTGACCTCGGGAAAAGGAGGCCAGGGTAGCGCACACCTCCGTAGAGAGAAATTTGTGGCCAAAGGTGGGCCGGATGGAGGAGATGGTGGCCGGGGAGGGCATATCATTCTTCGGGCCAACAAGAATCTATGGACCTTGTATCACTTGAAATTCAAGCGACACTTTAAGGCCGGGCACGGCGGTGCAGGCGGTAAACAAACCAGTACAGGTGCTAATGGAGAAGATATTATCATTGAGGTACCGCTTGGCACCCTTCTTAAGGATTCCGACAGCCAGGAAAAGATTGCCGAACTCACTGAAGATGGCCAGGAAGTGATCGTGGCGAAGGGTGGCAAGGGAGGCCGAGGAAATGACCATTTCAAATCGGCTACCCGTCAGACACCGCGCTATGCCCAACCGGGCCTGCCCGGAGAGGAACGCAATGTGACCATCGAGCTGAAAGTACTGGCCGATGTCGGATTGGTTGGCTTTCCCAATGCCGGAAAGTCTACTTTACTATCCGTGATCACCGCTGCGAAACCCAAGATCGCAGATTATGAGTTCACCACTCTCAAACCCAACTTGGGGATAGTGAAGCACCGGGACTATCAGACCTTCGTTATGGCGGATATACCGGGTATCATAGAAGGTGCGGCAGAAGGTAAGGGAATCGGACATCGATTTTTGCGGCATATCGAGAGAAATTCGGTATTACTGTTCTTAATTCCGGCGGACGCTCCGGATATTGAAAAACAGTATGATATACTGCTTGACGAATTACGACGTTTTAACCCGGAATTGCTGGATAAAGACCGGCTTATTGCCATTTCTAAGAGCGATATGCTGGATGAGGAACTGAAAACAGAAATGGATGCCGAACTGAAAGGAGCATTCGGTGGACTTCCCTACCTGTTCATTTCGTCTGTAGCCCAAAAGGGTTTGACTGAACTCAAAGATTCGCTCTGGGTCTTACTGAACCGGGAAGAATAG
- a CDS encoding DUF4136 domain-containing protein, which produces MRLLSLIFWAFCLLSCGSAAVVDYDRAADFGQLDSYDYYPQIDSGLTEFDNRRLIRAIDSVLETRGMSQSIRPEFLINFYTEDYVTESNTTIGVGIGGGSGNVGYGVSGGIPVGGNQIRQLLTVDIIDVRKDALIWQGVIAADLKTNSSPEKKEVYYRETITKLLADFPPKED; this is translated from the coding sequence ATGCGTTTATTATCTCTGATCTTTTGGGCGTTTTGCCTGCTCTCTTGTGGCTCTGCCGCTGTTGTAGATTACGACAGGGCGGCCGATTTTGGCCAACTGGACAGCTATGATTATTACCCACAGATAGACAGTGGCCTGACAGAATTTGACAACCGTCGCCTGATCCGTGCAATAGACAGCGTGTTGGAGACTAGGGGGATGAGCCAAAGCATCCGACCGGAATTCCTGATCAATTTTTACACCGAGGATTATGTGACCGAATCCAATACCACCATAGGTGTTGGAATAGGTGGAGGGAGCGGAAATGTTGGATACGGCGTAAGCGGAGGCATTCCAGTCGGTGGAAACCAAATCAGGCAGTTACTCACAGTGGATATTATCGATGTGCGCAAGGACGCCCTAATCTGGCAAGGGGTTATCGCGGCAGACCTCAAGACGAATTCTTCTCCGGAGAAGAAGGAAGTCTATTATCGTGAGACCATTACCAAGTTGTTAGCTGACTTTCCGCCAAAGGAAGATTAA
- a CDS encoding UDP-N-acetylmuramate--L-alanine ligase, with protein MQIHFIAIGGSAMHNLALALHQKGYQVSGSDDDIFEPSRSRLDRSGLLPEAMGWFPDRIHAQLDAVILGMHAKADNPELKRAQELGLPIFSYPEFLYQQSKEKTRVVIGGSHGKTTITSMILHVLNYWEKEVDYMVGAQLDGFETMVQLTDGNDFMVLEGDEYLSSPLDRRPKFHLYQPNIALLSGIAWDHINVFPSFENYLDQFRIFIEKITPGGALIYNEEDERLKTLVEETTHTIKKYPYKTPEYRVVGDQTLLETPEGPMPIEVFGKHNLNNLEGARWICQLMGVDQQDFYEAIASFKGASKRLEKLVETPSVVVYKDFAHSPSKVEATTKAVKEQYQDRDLLACLELHTYSSLNPVFLKEYRGALNVADQAVVFYSPHAVAIKKLQPLTEEQIREAFQREDLVVFTQPEKFKEHLYSQLDQPKAVLLMSSGNYGGLDLEELKQRLQ; from the coding sequence ATGCAAATTCATTTTATTGCTATTGGGGGAAGTGCTATGCACAACCTGGCCCTGGCGTTACATCAGAAGGGATATCAGGTAAGCGGTAGCGATGACGATATTTTCGAACCTTCACGGTCACGTTTGGATCGATCCGGATTGCTTCCTGAGGCTATGGGATGGTTCCCGGATCGCATTCACGCTCAACTAGATGCCGTCATCCTTGGTATGCATGCGAAAGCAGATAATCCAGAATTAAAACGTGCTCAGGAATTAGGCTTGCCGATTTTCTCTTATCCCGAGTTTCTTTATCAACAATCCAAGGAAAAGACCAGGGTCGTCATTGGGGGATCTCACGGTAAGACCACCATCACTTCCATGATACTACATGTGCTTAATTATTGGGAGAAAGAAGTGGATTATATGGTGGGTGCTCAGCTGGATGGCTTTGAGACCATGGTACAGCTTACAGACGGAAATGATTTCATGGTCCTGGAGGGCGATGAATATCTCTCTTCACCATTGGACAGACGCCCGAAGTTTCATCTGTATCAACCCAATATTGCCTTGCTTAGCGGAATTGCCTGGGATCATATCAATGTATTCCCAAGCTTTGAGAATTACCTGGATCAATTTCGAATCTTTATCGAGAAGATCACCCCAGGGGGAGCCTTGATCTACAACGAGGAAGACGAGCGTCTTAAGACTTTGGTCGAGGAAACGACTCATACGATAAAGAAATACCCGTACAAAACCCCGGAGTATAGAGTAGTGGGTGATCAGACCTTGTTGGAAACACCAGAAGGCCCTATGCCTATTGAGGTGTTTGGGAAGCACAATCTGAATAATCTGGAAGGAGCCCGATGGATCTGCCAGTTAATGGGGGTAGACCAGCAGGATTTCTATGAAGCCATAGCCAGTTTCAAAGGTGCCAGCAAGCGTTTGGAAAAGTTGGTCGAAACTCCTTCTGTGGTGGTCTACAAGGACTTTGCACATTCGCCCTCCAAGGTAGAGGCGACCACCAAGGCCGTGAAAGAACAATATCAGGACAGGGATCTATTGGCCTGTTTGGAACTGCATACTTACAGTAGTTTAAATCCTGTTTTTTTGAAGGAGTATCGCGGTGCACTGAACGTGGCAGATCAGGCCGTTGTGTTTTATTCTCCTCATGCGGTGGCTATCAAAAAACTACAACCCCTGACAGAAGAACAGATCCGAGAGGCTTTTCAACGAGAGGATCTGGTCGTTTTTACACAACCTGAAAAATTTAAAGAACACCTCTACAGCCAACTGGATCAGCCCAAAGCTGTTTTATTGATGAGTTCCGGTAATTATGGTGGTTTAGATCTTGAAGAATTGAAGCAACGGCTTCAGTGA
- a CDS encoding tetratricopeptide repeat protein, with product MTQMRYLTCFMLIMASALHAQNPFDRAVILFEDAQYEEAGSLFQSHLKNYPKDAKTREYLGDIAAYQKDWDGALEWYGPLVEENDQSANYHYKYGGSLAMKALEVNKFKALGYISDIKYHFGKAAELDSSHIDVRWALVEFYMQLPGIIGGSERKSKSYADQLMKISPVDGHLSHGYIAEYSDRPKDAEYHYKKAIDIGGSMLTYEKLTSFYENNDRPNEAINNATRSLEIHQRNQLNYQIGKIAAQYNLKSDLGIQCLHAYIENHSAKDGVPKDWAYFRLAQIHKNKGQKNQALEWIDKALEDRPDFKEARQEKAIILAL from the coding sequence ATGACTCAAATGCGGTATTTGACCTGCTTTATGTTGATCATGGCATCTGCTTTGCATGCCCAAAACCCCTTTGATCGGGCTGTGATCCTCTTTGAGGATGCGCAGTATGAAGAGGCAGGATCCTTGTTTCAATCCCACTTGAAAAATTACCCAAAGGACGCAAAGACCCGAGAATATCTTGGCGATATCGCCGCTTACCAAAAGGATTGGGATGGAGCTTTGGAGTGGTATGGTCCTCTGGTGGAGGAAAATGATCAAAGCGCCAATTACCATTACAAATACGGTGGTTCTTTAGCTATGAAGGCGCTGGAGGTAAATAAATTCAAGGCCCTGGGATATATTTCGGATATCAAATATCACTTTGGCAAGGCTGCAGAACTGGATAGCTCTCATATTGACGTCAGATGGGCCTTGGTCGAATTCTACATGCAATTACCTGGAATTATCGGGGGAAGTGAGCGCAAGTCCAAGTCCTACGCAGACCAGCTGATGAAGATCTCTCCGGTAGACGGACACCTATCCCATGGTTATATTGCCGAGTATAGTGATCGGCCAAAAGATGCGGAGTATCACTATAAGAAAGCCATCGATATTGGTGGGTCCATGTTGACCTATGAGAAACTGACTAGTTTTTACGAGAACAATGACCGTCCCAACGAGGCCATCAATAATGCTACCAGATCACTAGAGATACACCAGCGAAATCAGCTGAATTATCAGATCGGGAAGATCGCCGCTCAATACAACCTGAAGAGTGATTTGGGAATTCAATGTCTACACGCATATATAGAAAATCATTCGGCTAAGGATGGAGTGCCGAAGGATTGGGCTTATTTTCGTCTGGCACAGATCCATAAGAACAAAGGTCAAAAGAACCAGGCGCTAGAATGGATCGATAAGGCTCTGGAAGATCGACCGGATTTTAAGGAAGCACGGCAAGAAAAAGCCATTATCTTAGCGCTTTAA